A genomic segment from Vanessa cardui chromosome 30, ilVanCard2.1, whole genome shotgun sequence encodes:
- the LOC124542155 gene encoding protein toll-like, which yields MTAWLLVFMAAAAAADPQMSFFDLGSNYWSGPERGCAAEEGAGQMILSCTLPSANLTLYVDRAATILKIVCEKNSTLVCDELQEAKPYIDRYIVKGAGGQLGYMSVETCRLSRESLACPLGALGATGAALMKLQGVGGRLERDHVRGLNTTKFRMYDVDENITEVPYEALSLLPALRSFSMKGGSLVLRPDQEAPVLGELVTLELAGGGLRALPRGAFRNAPRLQTLLLWGNRIELVHRDAFEGLPHLVNLSLNVNLISHLPGGVFRPTPRLGRVDLYVNRLTLITKDLFSGLQELKEILIFDNNATLRLEDRSFANLPALRTLKLEKSAIAALPAALFANTTALKTLSLKGNRIAALPEGIFSRQKLLRLNLSNNTISALPPDVFADQDTLEKLELQRNALASLPEGLFADLKSLKELDLSDNSLRNLSNFVFNGLSSLTELSLAGNRIEYLNEAVFEFTPDLESLSLARNNMTISKEVNSVAYYSQPAYALGGAGGAGGGGAGGAGGAGGAGDLAVHSSPFRRLARLRRLDLARNRVALVCEDWARMFHLAHLDLSYNDFTTLTDVDMDFPTNVTVDFRHNRIQQFRPNIVPPGADAPTFLLDDNPYRCDCQLYHYVRNRRSGRRMATIRIGGAQCSQPAALRGVRLADLRPEDLTCDVSCSTGELLTEPDRPGNASACSSCTLRPDSARLEMTCSSIPAELPPLPYGVHDTHIKLSRAQDLSALPPRVTLVDLSARGLARAPAAAAVALDLSHNALTAPPLELLRRNCTLYLRGNPLDCSCAARAGLRALSELRARVADYEAVTCAGGAPLAGVAVAQLCAARDAAVLGSALALLGLALAAGTAVAYRYATEIRILLRKCGLYWAREAGGEPYDAFVSFAHQDEEFVAKRLLPGLERGRGALRVCVHYRDWVVGDWIPAQIARSVQQSRYTIIVLSRHFAASPWARMEFRAAHGRQRALVLLLPDSPAADAADLAAGLDPELRAYVATNTYVRADDPLVWDRLKDAVLSGRKRAGAAAPPPEPPKAPGGLDVQLENGKLVNKALAAPAV from the exons ATGACGGCATGGCTGTTGGTGTTCatggcggcggcggcggcggccgaCCCCCAGAT GAGCTTCTTCGATTTGGGAAGTAACTACTGGAGCGGGCCGGAGCGAGGCTGCGCCGCCGAGGAGGGCGCGGGGCAGATGATCCTCAGCTGCACGCTGCCCAGCGCCAACCTGACGCTGTACGTCGACAGGGCGGCGACCATACTGAAGATCGTCTGCGAGAAG AACAGCACGCTGGTGTGCGACGAGCTCCAAGAAGCGAAGCCCTACATCGACAGGTATATAGTGAAGGGCGCCGGCGGGCAGCTCGGCTACATGAGCGTGGAGACGTGCCGCCTGTCCCGCGAGAGCCTGGCGTGCCCGCTCGGCGCGCTGGGCGCCACAGGCGCGGCGCTGATGAAGCTCCAGGGCGTGGGCGGGCGGCTGGAGCGCGACCACGTGCGCGGCTTGAACACGACCAAGTTCAGGATGTACGACGTCG ATGAAAATATAACTGAAGTCCCGTACGAGGCCTTGTCGCTCCTCCCGGCGCTCAGGAGTTTCTCCATGAAGGGCGGTTCCCTGGTGCTGAGGCCGGATCAAGAGGCGCCCGTGTTAGGGGAGCTGGTGACGCTGGAGCTGGCGGGCGGGGGCCTGCGGGCGCTCCCGCGGGGCGCCTTCCGCAACGCGCCGCGCCTGCAGACGCTGCTGCTGTGGGGGAACAGGATCGAGCTCGTGCACCGCGACGCCTTCGAAG GTCTCCCTCATCTCGTGAACCTGAGTTTGAACGTGAATCTCATCTCTCATCTGCCGGGCGGCGTGTTCCGACCCACGCCGCGCCTCGGCCGGGTCGACTTATACGTGAACAGGCTCACGCTGATCACGAAAGACCTGTTCAGTGGCCTGCAGGAGCTGAAAGAG ATCTTAATATTCGACAACAACGCAACACTGAGACTAGAGGACCGCAGCTTCGCCAACCTGCCGGCGCTGCGCACCCTCAAGCTGGAGAAGAGCGCCATTGCAGCGCTGCCCGCCGCGCTGTTCGCCAACACGACCGCCCTCAAGACGCTCTCCCTCAAGGGGAACAGGATCGCCGCGCTGCCTGAGGGTATATTCTCGCGCCAGAAGTTGCTCCGGTTAAACCTGAGCAACAATACCATCAGCGCGCTGCCGCCGGACGTGTTCGCCGACCAGGATACGCTGGAGAAGCTGGAGCTGCAGCGGAACGCCTTGGCGAGCCTGCCCGAAGGCCTCTTCGCTGACCTCAAAAGCCTGAAGGAGTTGGACCTCAGCGATAACTCGCTGAGGAATTTGTCCAA CTTCGTGTTCAACGGGTTGAGCAGCCTGACGGAGCTGTCtctggccgggaatcgaatcgaGTACCTAAATGAAGCCGTGTTTGAATTCACACCCGATTTAGAG TCGCTGTCACTAGCTCGCAACAACATGACGATATCGAAGGAGGTGAACAGCGTGGCGTACTACTCGCAGCCCGCCTACGCGCTgggcggcgcggggggcgcggggggcggcggcgcggggggcgcggggggcgcggggggcgcgggggacCTCGCCGTGCACTCGTCGCCCTTCCGGCGGCTGGCGCGGCTGCGGCGCCTCGACCTCGCGCGCAACCGCGTGGCGCTCGTGTGCGAGGACTGGGCGCGCATGTTCCACCTCGCGCACCTCGACCTCTCCTACAACGACTTCACCACGCTTACG GACGTGGACATGGACTTCCCGACCAACGTGACGGTCGACTTCCGGCACAACCGCATCCAGCAGTTCCGGCCCAACATCGTCCCGCCCGGCGCCGACGCGCCCACCTTCCTGCTCGACGACAACCCCTACCGCTGCGACTGCCAGCTCTACCACTACGTGCGCAACCGCCGGAGCGGCCGCCGGATGGCCACCATCAGGATCGGCGGGGCGCAGTGCTCACAGCCCGCCGCACTCCGGGGCGTCAGGCTGGCGGACCTGCGGCCGGAGGACTTGACGTGCGACGTCAGCTGCTCCACTGGCGAGCTGCTGACGGAACCCGACCGGCCCGGCAATGCGAGCGCCTGCTCCTCGTGCACGCTGCGCCCGGACAGCGCCCGCCTCGAAATGACCTGCAGCAGCATCCCGGCCGAGCTGCCCCCGCTGCCCTACGGCGTCCACGACACGCACATTAAGCTGAGCCGCGCGCAGGACCTGTCGGCGCTGCCGCCGCGCGTGACGCTCGTGGACCTGTCGGCGCGGGGCCTGGCGCGCGCGCCGGCGGCCGCGGCCGTGGCGCTCGACCTGTCGCACAACGCGCTCACGGCGCCGCCGCTCGAGCTGCTGCGGCGCAACTGCACGCTGTACCTGCGCGGCAACCCGCTCGACTGCTCGTGCGCGGCGCGGGCCGGCCTGCGCGCGCTGAGCGAGCTCCGCGCCCGCGTCGCCGACTACGAGGCCGTGAcgtgcgcgggcggcgcgccGCTGGCCGGCGTGGCCGTGGCGCAGCTGTGCGCCGCGCGCGACGCCGCCGTGCTGGGCTCGGCGCTGGCGCTGCTGGGCCTGGCGCTGGCCGCGGGCACGGCCGTGGCCTACCGGTACGCGACGGAGATCCGCATCCTGCTGCGCAAGTGCGGGCTGTACTGGGCGCGCGAGGCGGGCGGCGAGCCGTACGACGCGTTCGTGTCGTTCGCGCACCAGGACGAGGAGTTCGTGGCCAAGCGGCTGCTGCCCGGGCTGgagcgcgggcgcggcgcgctgCGCGTGTGCGTGCACTACCGCGACTGGGTGGTGGGCGACTGGATCCCGGCGCAGATCGCGCGCTCGGTGCAGCAGTCGCGCTACACCATCATCGTGCTGTCGCGCCACTTCGCGGCGTCGCCGTGGGCGCGCATGGAGTTCCGCGCGGCGCACGGCCGCCAGCGCGCGCTGGTGCTGCTGCTGCCCGACTCGCCCGCCGCCGACGCCGCCGACCTGGCCGCCGGCCTCGACCCCGAGCTGCGCGCCTACGTCGCCACGAACACGTACGTGCGCGCCGACGACCCGCTCGTGTGGGACCGCCTCAAGGACGCCGTGCTGAGCGGCCGGAAGCGGGCCGGCGCCGCAGCCCCGCCCCCCGAGCCGCCCAAGGCGCCCGGCGGGCTCGACGTGCAGCTCGAGAACGGAAAGCTGGTCAACAAGGCGCTCGCTGCGCCCGCCGTCTGA